A region of the Candidatus Neomarinimicrobiota bacterium genome:
AAACCGGTTCGACAGTTATGTTACCGAGAGGACGACCGCAGTGATACTGAACTCCCCATCGAACCCGGCGGGTTCGATGTTGGATGATGAATTCATACACGACGTGATCAAATCCGCAAAAGAAAACAACCTTCTTATAATATCAGATGAAACCTACGAGCGTATAACATATGAGAAGAAGTATAAAAGTGTAGCTGCATATGAGGAGGCATACGATCTGACGCTTACTGTGAACTCAATGTCAAAAAGCTACTCGATGACCGGGTGGCGTATCGGGTTCGGCGCAGGAGAGAAGGAATTGATTAAGGCAATGAGCAAGATTCAGTCGCAAAGCACGTCGAACGCGAATTCGATAGCTCAGAAGGCGTCGGTCGGAGCATTGATGGGAGATCAGCAAGACGTAGAGGGTATGAGAAAAGAGTACATGGAAAGAAGGGACGCGATATACGACGGTTTGAACCGGTTACCCGGAATTGAAGCCAACAAACCGGAGGGTTCATTTTTCATATTTCCCGACGTGAGCTCATACTATGGGAAGTCGGTAAACGGAAACGTAATAAACGATTCCACCGAGTTTTCCAAATTTTTGGTCGAGTATGCAAAAGTCGTTGTCATACCGGGAGAGGCATTCGGTTCGGATAATAACATCAGAATATCGTTTGCGACATCGATAGAAGAATTGGATAAAGGCGTTCAGCGTATTGGAGACGCTTTAAACTTATTGAATTAAAAGTTGGAGGAGAAATTGAAAGAAGGAATTCATCCCGAATATAAATTAAGCAGAGTTACCTGCGCATGCGGAAATACGTTTGAAACGCGTTCGACCGCAAGCGATCTGCGCGTGGAAATCTGTTCCGCATGTCATCCGTTTTTCACCGGTAAACAGAAGCTGGTGGATTCGGCCGGAAGGGTAGAAAAATTCCGCAGGAAATATGGAATCAGCGAAGAAGCAGAAGCTTAAATACGTATTACAATAAAACAGGGCGTCTGAACATCAGGTTCAGACGCTTCTTTTTGAATTAAACATGGAAAAGAAGAAAAAAATACTTGTCGGGGGTCAGGCGGTTATCGAAGGTGTTATGATGCGCGCTCCCGGATCATATGCCACTGCGGTGAGAAGATCAAACGGCGAGATTGAAATCGACCGGCATGAGTTCATCTCTGTCTTAGAGAGGCGTAAATATTTGAACGTTCCTGTACTGCGGGGAATAGTCTCCCTATTTGAAATGTTGAAAATCGGGTTGGATTCGCTTCAATGGTCGGCTGAAATTAGTATGGAAGATCTCGAACCGGAGAATGAAAGCAGCAAACCGGGGAAGTTAGCGAAAGCAGGTACACTGCTGATTGCACTTTCCCTCGGATTAGGGATATTTTTCGTGCTCCCGCTCGTCCTTACAACGAAGTTGTTTGAGATCGAAAGAGAGGCGATGCCGTTCAATATTGTGTCGGGTTTAATCAGAATCACCCTCTTTTTATTGTATATTATGGCAATTTCACTAATGAACGACATCAAACGGTTGTTCATGTATCACGGTGCGGAGCACAAAATGATATTTGCTTTCGAAGCCGGATGCCGGCTACTTCCTTCCGAGGCGCAGACCTTCACGAGGTTCCACCCGAGATGCGGAACGAGTTTCCTGCTCATAGTCATGTTAGTATCGATCCTCGTGTTCGGATTAATCGATACGATCATAATAGACATTATCGGTTCGATAAACCTCTTGATGCGTTTTGCGTGGCATCTTCCGCTCATTCCATTCGTGGCGGGTTTGGGTTATGAGGCGATTAAACTGTCCGGCAAATACGGCGCATCGGGAATCGGGAAAATACTTGTATCGCCCGGTCTCTGGCTTCAGAGGTTGACAACGAATGAACCCGATGACGCTCAATTGGAAGTAGCTGCTGCAGCATTAAAATCAGCGCTCGGCGATGATTATGAGGAATACGTAGGAGAACAATTCGTAGCGGACACGGTGAAATGAAAGCCAATCAGAGCATAGATAAAATTCTCGAAAGATACGATGAGCTCTCCTCGCTTTTGAGCGATCCCTCCGTGATGGCTGATAATAAAAGATTTCGCCAGCTTGCCAAGGAACAGAGTGAACTCGTGCCTATAGTTGACAAGGCGGCTGAAGTTGACAATCTCCGGAAAAAAATTGATGAGGATGAGGAAATCCTCAAGGGTGAGGACGAGGAGCTCAAGACTTTAGCGGAGGAAGAGATTCGTGAATTGAACGAA
Encoded here:
- a CDS encoding pyridoxal phosphate-dependent aminotransferase, with the translated sequence MVRLADRLKNIKPSTTMVVMALASDMKSEGVDLVDLGAGEPDFPTPEYIKALATKAMAEGYTKYTKVDGIPELKEAIAFKLERDNDLKFTHDQIVVTSGAKQAIYNAIMATVNKGDEVIILVPYWVSFPEIVKMADGVPVFAQLDPESEFRHTENRFDSYVTERTTAVILNSPSNPAGSMLDDEFIHDVIKSAKENNLLIISDETYERITYEKKYKSVAAYEEAYDLTLTVNSMSKSYSMTGWRIGFGAGEKELIKAMSKIQSQSTSNANSIAQKASVGALMGDQQDVEGMRKEYMERRDAIYDGLNRLPGIEANKPEGSFFIFPDVSSYYGKSVNGNVINDSTEFSKFLVEYAKVVVIPGEAFGSDNNIRISFATSIEELDKGVQRIGDALNLLN
- the rpmE gene encoding 50S ribosomal protein L31, translating into MKEGIHPEYKLSRVTCACGNTFETRSTASDLRVEICSACHPFFTGKQKLVDSAGRVEKFRRKYGISEEAEA
- a CDS encoding DUF1385 domain-containing protein; amino-acid sequence: MEKKKKILVGGQAVIEGVMMRAPGSYATAVRRSNGEIEIDRHEFISVLERRKYLNVPVLRGIVSLFEMLKIGLDSLQWSAEISMEDLEPENESSKPGKLAKAGTLLIALSLGLGIFFVLPLVLTTKLFEIEREAMPFNIVSGLIRITLFLLYIMAISLMNDIKRLFMYHGAEHKMIFAFEAGCRLLPSEAQTFTRFHPRCGTSFLLIVMLVSILVFGLIDTIIIDIIGSINLLMRFAWHLPLIPFVAGLGYEAIKLSGKYGASGIGKILVSPGLWLQRLTTNEPDDAQLEVAAAALKSALGDDYEEYVGEQFVADTVK